A single Cottoperca gobio chromosome 3, fCotGob3.1, whole genome shotgun sequence DNA region contains:
- the asb7 gene encoding ankyrin repeat and SOCS box protein 7: MTKRSPSLQLVKRMLNHHCRRNPELHEELQIQAAVAAGDVCTVRRMLEQGYSPKIRDANGWTLLHFSAAKGKERCVRVFLEHGADPTVKDFIGGFTALHYAAMHGRARIARLMLESEFRSDIINAKSNDGWTPLHVAAHYGRDSFVRLLLEFRAEVDPLSDKGTTPLQLAIIRERSSCVRILLDHSANIDIQNGFLLRYAVIKGNHSYCRMFLQRGADTNLGRLEDGQTPLHLSALRDDVLCAQMLYTYGADTNTRNYEGQTPVAVSVSMSGISRPCLDFLQDATRQPRTLQDMCRIKIRHCIGLQSLKLLEDLPIAKVIKDYLKHKFDNV, encoded by the exons ATGACTAAGAGAAGCCCGTCTCTTCAGCTTGTcaaaag GATGCTGAACCATCACTGCAGAAGGAACCCTGAGCTTCATGAGGAGCTGCAGATCCAGGCTGCGGTGGCAGCGGGGGATGTCTGCACTGTCAGGAGAATGCTGGAGCAAGGATACTCACCCAAGATCCGCGATGCCAATGGCTGGACACTGCTCCACTTCTCTGCTGccaaaggaaaagagagatgtGTTCGAGTCTTTCTTGAGCATGGAG CTGACCCCACAGTGAAGGACTTTATTGGGGGCTTCACAGCACTTCACTATGCTGCTATGCATGGCAGAGCGCGCATCGCCCGACTGATgctggaatcggagtttcgcaGTGACATTATAAATGCAAAAAGCAACGATGGCTGGACGCCTCTGCACGTGGCTGCCCACTACGGTCGAGACTCGTTCGTACGCCTCCTCCTCGAGTTCAGGGCCGAGGTGGACCCGCTGAGTGACAAAGGGACCACACCACTACAGTTGGCCATCATCCGTGAGCGCTCCAGTTGTGTACGGATCCTTCTGGACCACAGTGCCAACATTGACATTCAAAATGGCTTCCTCTTGCGATATGCCGTCATCAAAGGCAATCACTCATACTGCCGCATGTTCCTGCAGAGGGGAGCGGACACTAATCTGGGACGTCTGGAAGACGGCCAGACGCCCTTGCACCTGTCTGCCCTCAGGGATGACGTGTTGTGTGCCCAGATGCTCTACACGTACGGGGCGGACACCAACACCAGGAACTACGAGGGCCAGACGCCGGTAGCTGTTTCTGTTAGTATGTCTGGGATCAGCAGGCCGTGTCTGGACTTCCTACAGGACGCCACCA GACAACCTCGGACTCTACAAGACATGTGTCGAATAAAAATCCGTCACTGCATTGGCCTTCAAAGCTTAAAATTGTTGGAAGATCTACCAATTGCAAAGGTTATAAAAGactatttaaaacataagtTTGACAATGTGTGA